A single region of the Manihot esculenta cultivar AM560-2 chromosome 12, M.esculenta_v8, whole genome shotgun sequence genome encodes:
- the LOC110628728 gene encoding cysteine-rich and transmembrane domain-containing protein WIH2, with the protein MSYYNQQQQPAVGVPPPQGYPKDAYPPPGYPVEGYPQGYPPQGYPPAYAQPPRKENGFVEGCLAALCCCCLLDACF; encoded by the exons ATGAGTTATTACAACCAGCAGCAGCAGCCTGCGGTGGGTGTTCCTCCACCACAAG gGTATCCAAAAGATGCATATCCACCACCTGGGTATCCTGTTGAAGGTTATCCCCAGGGGTATCCTCCGCAGGGGTACCCTCCGGCGTATGCCCAGCCTCCGAGAAAAGAGAATGGTTTCGTTGAAGGATG CTTAGCAGCACTCTGCTGCTGTTGCCTTCTGGATGCTTGCTTTTGA
- the LOC110627261 gene encoding uncharacterized protein LOC110627261, whose protein sequence is MASSKSFRNSVFIRRILFLTFSIFCSLASAHERSLVVGESGKLQLSPSLQVVKSPGTKPGASVLCERVHIHGLSRLKNLKKFSHSLKVAVSHSTSSLGRPNVEVCFHRNASLGIGMCPQGKWEKVDKGSWARAMSPFDHKLLDIRMASSSVETIELSIQEEFFMYRVVFLILGIVLLSLASSLSKSLAFYYSSAMAIGVILVILVVLFQGMKLLPTGRKNSLAIFVYSSLVGLGSFLLRYLPGLLDSVLVEIGISKDMYYPLTIFLLAFVTLAGAWMGFWAVRKLVLTEEGSVDISTSIFVAWSIRILAVIMILQSSLDPLLALEALISGIVISSILRRIFRLRFLRRLYKKLFKFIKHVQIGSYVPEVSPFGNSHNEYMLRTPEDWRRTKRFNLASCSSPMQGLSKTPKHQLSDSDMYPSTFHSTPERREFSKASWEKFTRDSTQKAVKELVASPDFSQWVAANAERITVTPNSTSTSSQPLPRRKWLLW, encoded by the exons ATGGCTTCTTCCAAAAGCTTTCGGAACTCCGTTTTCATTCGCCGGATTCTCTTTCTCACGTTTTCAATTTTTTGCTCTCTTGCCTCTGCACATGAACGCTCTTTAG TGGTTGGTGAGTCTGGTAAGTTGCAGTTATCTCCTAGCTTGCAAGTGGTTAAGTCACCGGGTACTAAACCTGGCGCTTCAGTGCTTTGTGAAAGAGTTCATATACATGGGCTTTCTAGGCTAAAAAACTTGAAAAAGTTCTCCCATTCATTAAAGGTGGCAGTTTCACATTCAACTTCGAGCCTTGGCAGGCCAAATGTGGAGGTCTGTTTCCATAG GAATGCTTCCCTTGGGATAGGGATGTGCCCGCAAGGCAAATGGGAGAAGGTTGATAAGGGTTCATGGGCTCGAGCCATGTCACCTTTTGACCACAAGCTATTAGATATAAGGATGGCTAGTTCATCCGTGGAAACTATTGAACTGTCCATTCAAGAAG AATTCTTCATGTATCGTGTGGTTTTCTTAATCTTGGGCATTGTTTTGTTGAGCCTGGCATCCTCTTTGAGCAAGTCATTAGCTTTTTACTACAGCAGTGCCATGGCAATTGGGGTCATCCTTGTAATATTGGTAGTCCTTTTTCAG GGGATGAAGCTTCTGCCAACTGGTCGAAAGAACTCGCTTGCAATTTTTGTATATTCATCTCTT GTTGGTTTGGGATCATTTCTTCTTCGCTATTTGCCAGGACTCTTGGATTCAGTACTTGTGGAGATAGGAATCAGCAAAGACATGTATTATCCT TTAACCATTTTTCTTCTGGCTTTTGTCACTTTGGCTGGAGCATGGATGGGTTTCTGGGCTGTCCGTAAACTTGTCCTAACAGAAGAAGGTTCAGTTGATATAAGTACATCCATTTTTGTTGCCTGGTCCATCCGGATTTTGGCTGTCATCATGATTCTTCAG AGTTCTTTGGATCCCCTGCTGGCACTGGAAGCATTGATATCTGGAATAGTGATCTCATCAATATTAAGGAGAATTTTTAGATTAAGATTTTTGCGACGGTTGTACAA GAAGTTGTTCAAATTCATAAAACATGTCCAGATTGGATCTTATGTTCCTGAAGTATCACCATTTGGAAATTCCCACAACGAATATATGTTAAGGACTCCTGAGGACTGGCGTCGGACCAAACGATTCAACCTGGCTTCGTGCAGTTCACCAATGCAAG GTCTTAGCAAAACGCCAAAACATCAACTGTCAGATTCAGATATGTATCCTTCAACCTTTCACAGTACACCTGAAAGGAGGGAATTTTCAAAAGCTTCGTGGGAAAAGTTCACTAGAGACTCCACACAAAAAGCGGTCAAAGAACTTGTTGCCTCTCCTGATTTCAGCCAATGGGTTGCCGCAAATGCAGAAAGAATCACTGTAACTCCAAACTCCACCAGTACTTCTAGTCAGCCACTCCCACGGCGCAAGTGGCTTCTTTGGTAG